A genomic segment from Spirosoma sp. SC4-14 encodes:
- a CDS encoding toprim domain-containing protein encodes MPTYSQPSFQDYRNQISIIELALHAGYEWQPKKGKTLPVLYHPGFDDHIVVKNPNDSANQVYFKAGSYSDRGTLINFVSNRLTACFSQFNNPNRTQAQCINDVLKDYLGIVPERKQSVKKLENFIHQSFREVGTEKEFSLEHYKLGQLPDKNYLTQERYINPALLNSPQFSGTVAVQRIYFDEGKPVSLGATETPPKEKHVVENIAFPYIPSDGEAINGLELRTATFKSHAPGSERGQGVWISNPNETPTERIVVGESAIDLLSYRQLEISTGLHPQADSRYASIGGSLSLDHLTTLAKFMNSSTQLVFGFDNDDKGARYALTALTTLSKDGLALTQASQQGYVALQIPSIRLQDQFSKLIAEHSLTMQTYMPQASGELSQDIRKNMFFWRNGATIPTLEIPINTALLNTVNNQLIQHGQFTRSVSIARPRGKDFNEDLKAEQLRQVKRPLLFINPVKNQIVNRFATEEDARQYIEKELIKKGKLEAMPIGTELRILKTNPNKLHPEQLGHIRIAPTGIEKNFTDAFKAQANRQRHEPKLTNEQSP; translated from the coding sequence ATGCCTACCTACAGCCAACCCAGTTTTCAGGATTATCGGAATCAAATATCGATTATCGAATTAGCCTTACACGCTGGGTACGAATGGCAACCTAAAAAAGGAAAAACCTTGCCGGTATTATACCATCCTGGCTTCGACGACCATATCGTCGTTAAGAATCCAAATGATTCGGCAAATCAAGTTTATTTTAAGGCTGGTTCCTACTCGGATCGCGGTACTTTGATCAATTTTGTCTCGAATCGTTTAACAGCCTGTTTCAGTCAATTCAATAATCCTAACCGTACCCAGGCCCAGTGCATTAACGATGTGCTTAAGGATTACTTAGGTATCGTGCCCGAGCGAAAACAATCGGTCAAAAAGCTGGAGAACTTCATTCACCAAAGTTTCCGCGAAGTCGGCACCGAAAAAGAGTTTTCCCTGGAGCATTATAAACTTGGCCAACTGCCGGACAAAAACTATTTGACCCAAGAGCGGTACATTAACCCCGCACTCCTCAACTCCCCTCAGTTTTCTGGAACTGTGGCCGTTCAGCGCATTTATTTTGACGAGGGGAAACCTGTGTCGCTGGGCGCGACCGAAACCCCACCGAAGGAAAAGCACGTCGTAGAAAACATCGCATTCCCCTACATTCCTTCTGATGGGGAAGCCATTAATGGCCTTGAACTTCGCACGGCTACCTTCAAGTCGCACGCGCCGGGTTCGGAGCGCGGTCAGGGCGTTTGGATTTCCAACCCCAATGAAACGCCCACTGAACGAATTGTGGTCGGTGAAAGCGCTATTGACTTGCTATCCTACCGTCAACTTGAAATCAGTACAGGTTTGCATCCCCAGGCGGACAGTCGGTACGCATCCATTGGTGGAAGTTTATCTTTAGACCATCTGACTACGCTGGCAAAATTCATGAATTCGTCAACCCAACTTGTCTTTGGGTTCGACAACGATGATAAAGGAGCTCGTTACGCGCTGACGGCCCTCACGACACTGTCTAAAGATGGTTTAGCCTTAACACAAGCCAGTCAACAGGGATACGTAGCTTTACAGATTCCAAGTATAAGATTGCAGGATCAATTCTCGAAGTTAATTGCGGAGCACAGCTTGACCATGCAGACATACATGCCTCAGGCAAGCGGGGAATTAAGTCAGGATATACGTAAGAATATGTTTTTTTGGCGAAACGGCGCGACTATACCTACTCTCGAAATACCCATCAACACAGCCTTGTTGAACACGGTCAATAATCAACTCATTCAGCATGGCCAGTTTACCCGCTCCGTGTCCATAGCTCGCCCACGCGGAAAAGATTTTAACGAGGATTTGAAGGCAGAGCAGCTCCGTCAGGTCAAACGACCGCTTTTATTCATTAATCCGGTCAAAAATCAAATCGTCAACCGGTTCGCTACTGAAGAAGACGCTCGTCAATATATTGAGAAGGAATTGATAAAGAAGGGAAAATTGGAAGCAATGCCCATCGGCACCGAGCTGCGCATTTTGAAAACAAACCCGAATAAACTACACCCTGAGCAATTGGGACACATTCGGATAGCTCCAACTGGTATTGAAAAAAATTTCACCGACGCCTTTAAAGCTCAGGCCAACCGGCAGCGTCATGAACCAAAATTGACGAATGAGCAAAGCCCATGA
- a CDS encoding HAMP domain-containing sensor histidine kinase → MEIRTRLALTFIAFVLPVFLLLLGTFYVYFDQSKHDDFLIKLRNRGITMAQLLMKKRVIQEPLLRQIDENTHTAYSDRRVVIFDNKNRLMYDSGEIDNRTETHSPISINAHLLSQIGPGREVRLANGRRSGLGLLVEQPGQRLKVISYAIDDYGVRTMNEALAVMGFTFGVTVLLMVGLSRLFASRAVSPIVDMIQQINQITPSNVDTRLTTSSHTDELAQLARTFNQMLDRLSAFELQRSFIANASHELRTPLSVLTNQIEVALMKPRPAAEYEQLLTSLREDISQLNTLSNGLLELAQLENRQVNEGGAVVALDDVLYEAVGLMIRKQPTYRITLGASTAPADRPGESTLGESTPGVTSDEALPDVTLNGDPSLLKSAFINLIDNGCKFSASHHVQLTVVVCDTSVEVVVSDQGMGIAADELDYIFQPFYRATNARAIKGSGIGLSMTRRIIQLHGGSLTVNSQLGRGTACTVSLPHRQPSDNKIT, encoded by the coding sequence ATGGAAATTCGAACTCGCCTTGCGCTCACGTTTATCGCCTTTGTGCTGCCGGTGTTTCTCCTGCTACTCGGTACCTTTTATGTTTATTTCGACCAGTCTAAACACGACGATTTTCTGATCAAACTCCGCAACCGGGGTATCACGATGGCGCAGCTCCTGATGAAGAAACGCGTCATTCAGGAGCCGCTGCTTCGTCAGATCGATGAAAACACACACACCGCTTATTCGGATCGGCGGGTTGTCATATTTGACAATAAAAACCGACTAATGTACGATAGTGGCGAAATAGACAACCGGACCGAAACCCACTCACCCATCTCCATTAACGCCCATTTGCTGAGCCAGATTGGTCCAGGACGGGAAGTACGCCTGGCCAATGGCCGACGAAGTGGCCTGGGTCTGCTGGTAGAGCAACCAGGGCAGCGGCTCAAGGTAATTAGCTACGCCATTGATGATTATGGCGTGCGTACGATGAATGAGGCCTTGGCTGTTATGGGGTTTACCTTCGGCGTAACGGTGTTGCTAATGGTCGGACTAAGCCGCTTATTTGCCAGCCGAGCGGTCAGCCCCATTGTCGACATGATTCAGCAGATCAATCAGATCACACCTTCGAACGTAGACACCCGCTTGACCACGTCGAGTCATACCGATGAACTGGCGCAACTGGCGCGAACCTTCAATCAGATGCTCGACCGGTTATCCGCCTTTGAATTACAGCGTAGCTTTATTGCTAATGCGTCACATGAATTACGGACTCCCTTGTCGGTACTGACCAACCAAATCGAGGTGGCGCTAATGAAGCCCCGCCCAGCCGCCGAATACGAACAGCTATTGACCTCGCTGCGGGAGGATATCAGCCAGCTCAATACCCTTTCGAATGGGTTACTTGAGCTGGCGCAATTAGAAAATCGGCAAGTGAACGAAGGTGGAGCAGTCGTGGCCCTTGATGACGTATTATACGAAGCCGTAGGGCTGATGATCCGGAAGCAGCCCACTTACCGCATCACGCTGGGCGCATCCACCGCACCAGCGGACCGGCCGGGCGAATCCACGCTGGGCGAATCCACGCCGGGTGTCACATCGGATGAGGCCTTACCCGACGTGACGTTGAATGGGGACCCGTCGTTGTTGAAATCGGCCTTTATCAACTTGATCGATAATGGGTGTAAATTCTCGGCCAGTCATCATGTCCAGCTCACGGTCGTCGTCTGTGATACATCAGTTGAGGTAGTCGTTTCGGATCAGGGCATGGGGATTGCCGCAGACGAACTGGATTATATCTTTCAGCCCTTTTATCGGGCCACGAACGCCCGCGCCATCAAAGGCAGCGGTATCGGCCTTTCGATGACCCGTCGGATCATCCAACTCCACGGTGGCTCTCTGACGGTCAACTCGCAACTGGGGCGAGGAACGGCTTGTACGGTGTCTTTACCTCATCGACAACCCTCGGATAATAAGATTACGTAG
- the nrfD gene encoding NrfD/PsrC family molybdoenzyme membrane anchor subunit, translating into METQSPTRHGSVTASVRAPLVTGGKTYADVTEDICRQVEAWPTREWKIGFGLALTVLVYGTACVFWTWWQGLGVWGLNKTIGWAWDITNFVWWVGIGHAGTLISAVLLLFRQKWRTSVNRSAEAMTIFAVICAAMFIMLHMGRPWLAYWALPLPNTLGSLWVNFKSPLVWDVFAISTYFTVSLVFWYMGLVPDLATIRDRARNRISRYIYGALALGWNGSAKTWARYEYMSLILAGVATPLVLSVHSIVSMDFATSLIPGWHTTIFPPYFVAGAIFSGFAMVQNLMLVTRVVFRLEDYITVEHIDSMNQIIVLTGSIVGVAYLTELFIAWYSVNEFERFAFLNRATGPYWWAYATMMTCNVITPQLFWSRTIRRSVIWSFVLAVVVNIGMWFERFVIIVTSLHRDYLPSSWAMFHPTLFDISDFLFTMGLFFTLFLLFAKFLPVVNMAEVKAVLKSSSEKVPRPVSGRSQQEQALDSPTTAASSSPK; encoded by the coding sequence ATGGAAACGCAATCTCCTACCCGGCATGGTTCTGTTACCGCATCAGTCAGAGCGCCCTTGGTGACGGGAGGCAAAACGTATGCCGATGTTACTGAAGACATTTGCCGTCAGGTCGAAGCCTGGCCCACCCGGGAATGGAAAATCGGGTTTGGTCTAGCGCTCACGGTTTTAGTATATGGTACGGCCTGTGTATTTTGGACCTGGTGGCAGGGCCTGGGCGTATGGGGGCTCAATAAAACTATTGGCTGGGCCTGGGACATCACCAATTTTGTCTGGTGGGTGGGCATCGGACACGCCGGTACCTTAATTTCGGCTGTGCTGCTGCTGTTTCGCCAAAAATGGCGTACATCCGTAAACAGGTCCGCTGAAGCGATGACCATCTTTGCTGTCATCTGTGCCGCCATGTTCATTATGCTGCATATGGGGCGGCCCTGGCTGGCTTATTGGGCCTTACCGCTTCCTAACACGTTGGGGTCGCTCTGGGTCAATTTTAAATCGCCCTTAGTCTGGGACGTATTTGCCATCAGTACCTATTTCACGGTCTCCCTGGTATTCTGGTACATGGGGCTGGTACCAGACCTGGCGACCATCCGTGACCGGGCACGTAATCGCATCTCGCGCTACATCTATGGTGCGCTGGCGCTGGGCTGGAACGGCTCGGCTAAAACGTGGGCTCGTTACGAATATATGAGCCTGATTTTAGCCGGGGTTGCTACCCCCCTGGTGCTGTCTGTGCATTCAATTGTCAGTATGGACTTTGCTACCTCACTCATTCCCGGCTGGCATACCACCATCTTTCCGCCTTACTTCGTGGCCGGGGCCATTTTTTCGGGCTTCGCGATGGTACAAAACCTGATGCTGGTCACGCGGGTGGTCTTTCGACTGGAAGATTACATCACCGTAGAGCACATCGATTCGATGAACCAAATCATTGTGCTTACCGGCTCCATCGTAGGGGTAGCTTATTTAACTGAATTGTTCATTGCCTGGTATTCGGTCAATGAGTTTGAACGGTTCGCGTTCCTTAACCGGGCCACTGGCCCCTACTGGTGGGCCTACGCCACGATGATGACCTGCAATGTCATTACGCCCCAGTTGTTTTGGTCCCGTACAATTCGGCGGAGTGTCATCTGGTCGTTTGTGCTGGCGGTGGTGGTTAACATCGGTATGTGGTTCGAGCGATTCGTAATTATTGTTACCTCGCTCCACCGCGACTACCTGCCTTCCAGCTGGGCCATGTTTCACCCTACCCTGTTCGACATCAGCGACTTTCTGTTCACGATGGGGCTATTTTTTACCCTGTTTTTACTGTTTGCTAAGTTTCTGCCGGTTGTCAATATGGCCGAAGTGAAAGCTGTTCTGAAATCGTCCTCGGAGAAAGTGCCCCGCCCCGTTTCCGGACGTTCGCAACAGGAACAGGCCCTTGACTCGCCAACCACGGCTGCGTCCTCTTCACCGAAGTAA
- a CDS encoding HPP family protein has translation MLKLIARRQYRIVRYVVYRQTLIEPADHFWTFVGTFTAIASLGLLNQSHLIQQDSVFLIGSFGASCVLIFGATQSPLAQPRNLVGGHLLASVIGVSIYKLLPDQLWLAAALAVSLSIVGMQITRTMHPPAGATALIANIGSDKIKALGFYYVLTPVLTGVSILLVMALIVNNIPSNRSYPSQPIRLTRRLGRWHKPLKYLRHRAASRKRARAQVIP, from the coding sequence ATGCTGAAGCTGATAGCACGGAGGCAATACCGGATCGTTCGGTATGTGGTGTATCGTCAGACGCTGATCGAACCCGCCGATCACTTCTGGACATTCGTCGGGACCTTTACGGCCATTGCTTCGTTGGGGTTACTTAACCAGTCGCATCTAATTCAGCAGGACAGTGTGTTTCTGATTGGATCATTCGGAGCCTCCTGCGTGTTGATCTTTGGGGCCACTCAAAGTCCCTTGGCTCAGCCCAGAAACCTAGTTGGGGGGCATTTGCTGGCTTCGGTTATTGGGGTGAGTATCTACAAGCTGCTGCCCGACCAGCTATGGCTGGCAGCAGCACTGGCCGTTTCGCTGTCCATTGTGGGTATGCAAATCACCAGAACCATGCATCCACCGGCGGGTGCGACGGCTCTGATTGCCAACATTGGCTCCGATAAAATAAAAGCGCTGGGCTTTTACTACGTACTGACCCCCGTGTTGACGGGGGTATCGATTTTACTCGTTATGGCACTGATCGTTAATAATATCCCTTCGAACCGGTCTTACCCTAGCCAGCCGATCCGACTGACAAGACGCCTGGGCAGGTGGCATAAGCCCCTAAAATACTTGCGCCACCGGGCAGCTTCCCGAAAACGGGCACGCGCCCAAGTCATTCCATGA
- a CDS encoding IS3 family transposase (programmed frameshift) encodes MIKDIQRQTRRQYTAEEKIRIVLEGLQGEQSVAEICRREGLNTNIYYRWSKEFLEAGKKRLAGDTTREATAPEVQSIKSENGALKQLVAELSLENRLLKKSLSKQTINPYHHMTQSEKMEIITLVEQSPLSVKATLRELGIHRSTFYEWYKRYLSNGFDGLADQPYRRTSAWNQLPSVEKSRIVELAFERPDLSCRELACHIVDNEGWFVSESTVYRILKSQGLITTPAYRLMEAADHFYNPTTAPNQLWQTDFTYFKIKHWGWYYLSTVLDDYSRYILAWELCPGMQAVDVERTVQAALRASSLTTGQRPRILSDNGSAYVSRYLKEYLKGEGIDHVRSAPFHPMTQGKIERYHRSMKNVLLLEHYYSPDQLSQRLTEWVEYYNHQRYHESLDNVRPVDAYWGHQEQILAERKKTKQLTLSQRRKSHIFQRVQSS; translated from the exons ATTATTAAAGACATTCAGCGTCAAACTCGACGACAATACACCGCGGAAGAAAAAATCCGCATTGTCTTGGAAGGCCTACAGGGTGAGCAGTCGGTAGCCGAAATCTGCCGACGAGAAGGCCTCAACACCAATATCTATTATCGGTGGAGCAAAGAGTTTTTGGAAGCAGGCAAAAAACGCCTTGCCGGTGATACCACTCGGGAAGCCACCGCCCCCGAAGTGCAATCCATCAAGTCCGAGAATGGTGCTCTCAAACAGTTGGTAGCCGAACTGAGCTTGGAGAATCGGCTGTTAAAAAAAAGCCT CTCAAAGCAGACGATTAATCCCTATCACCATATGACTCAGTCCGAAAAGATGGAGATTATAACTCTAGTTGAACAGTCCCCGCTTAGCGTGAAAGCTACTTTGCGCGAATTGGGCATCCATCGGTCAACCTTCTACGAATGGTATAAACGCTATTTAAGCAATGGCTTTGATGGGTTGGCTGATCAGCCTTATCGACGTACCAGTGCTTGGAATCAACTTCCTTCCGTTGAGAAAAGCCGGATTGTTGAACTAGCGTTCGAGCGCCCTGACCTCTCGTGCCGGGAATTAGCCTGTCATATCGTTGATAATGAGGGCTGGTTTGTCTCGGAGTCTACAGTCTACCGTATCCTGAAAAGTCAGGGCTTGATCACGACACCCGCTTATCGGTTGATGGAAGCTGCTGACCACTTTTACAATCCAACTACGGCTCCCAATCAACTCTGGCAGACTGACTTTACGTATTTCAAGATCAAGCACTGGGGCTGGTATTATCTCTCGACCGTACTCGATGATTACTCTCGCTATATACTGGCTTGGGAGTTGTGTCCGGGTATGCAAGCGGTCGATGTGGAGCGAACGGTGCAAGCCGCTCTGCGAGCCAGCAGCCTAACTACTGGCCAGCGGCCTCGTATTCTGTCGGACAATGGTTCAGCGTACGTGTCTCGGTATCTGAAGGAGTATTTAAAAGGGGAAGGCATTGATCATGTTCGCAGCGCCCCGTTTCATCCCATGACCCAGGGTAAAATCGAACGCTATCACCGGTCGATGAAAAACGTGCTGCTCTTGGAGCACTATTACAGTCCTGATCAACTGAGTCAGCGCTTAACCGAGTGGGTGGAGTATTATAATCATCAGCGCTACCATGAATCACTAGACAATGTACGGCCAGTGGATGCTTATTGGGGCCACCAAGAGCAGATATTGGCCGAGCGGAAAAAAACTAAGCAACTAACTTTGTCCCAAAGGCGGAAAAGTCATATTTTTCAGCGTGTACAAAGCAGTTAA
- a CDS encoding chloride channel protein — MRQFLNEEPLKPKRTSSKKRILYIAMLAVGLAAGVALIARLLVGLINLVTNLSFFGRWSLAESSPVNATLGLWVIALPAVGGILVGLMAFYGSKAIRGHGIPEAMEQILVNKSRIKPIIAFLKPISAAISIGTGGPFGAEGPIIATGGALGSTIGQILTISDSERKTLLAAGATAGMATIFGTPLAAIFLAIELLLFEFSARSIIPVALACITGAAGHHLLFGTDPVFALSETIPEASNAALLAYSAIGLLIGVLSVVITRLVYFIEDGFEKLPLHWMWWPALGGLAVGLIGYVAPKTLGVGYRNITDILSGTMPLSLILSLCLFKLLSWSISLGSGTSGGTLAPLLTIGGAIGALAGHAIEGVFPGLAINLPLAALVGMSALFAGASRAVLTSIVFALETTHQTNSLLPLLAACAGSYSISFLLMENTIMTEKIARRGTKTPESYESDWLEQWTVGEVATRSEVFLADTSTVPEVYQYLRQAATKSQRFVVLDTDHHFRGIVSLSALITYPDQTAPLHVVMAAKQYPSISPTSSLKDAIDLMTRKQVDMLMVVSADESTIRILDYTNLFSAYQTGLREYTHREKHISVRKSLSKRFAYSKKGKPTS, encoded by the coding sequence TTGAGACAGTTTCTTAATGAGGAACCGCTAAAACCGAAGCGAACCAGCTCAAAAAAGCGCATTCTATATATAGCCATGCTGGCCGTAGGGCTGGCGGCTGGTGTAGCGCTGATTGCCCGCCTACTGGTTGGCCTTATCAATTTAGTGACCAACCTTTCTTTCTTTGGGCGGTGGTCATTGGCCGAGAGCAGTCCGGTCAATGCGACACTAGGCCTGTGGGTCATTGCCTTACCAGCGGTGGGCGGAATACTAGTGGGCCTGATGGCTTTTTATGGCTCCAAAGCCATCAGGGGTCACGGCATTCCGGAAGCCATGGAGCAGATTCTGGTCAATAAAAGCCGGATTAAACCCATTATCGCCTTTTTGAAACCCATCTCAGCGGCCATCTCAATTGGAACAGGGGGACCTTTTGGTGCTGAAGGTCCCATCATTGCGACGGGTGGAGCCCTTGGCTCCACCATCGGCCAGATTCTTACCATCAGCGATAGCGAGCGAAAAACGTTGCTGGCTGCTGGGGCTACGGCCGGGATGGCCACTATTTTTGGTACACCCTTAGCCGCTATTTTCCTGGCTATCGAGCTGCTATTGTTCGAGTTCTCGGCCCGCTCGATCATTCCCGTTGCGCTGGCCTGTATTACGGGGGCCGCCGGTCACCATCTGCTTTTTGGCACCGATCCGGTTTTTGCCCTATCCGAAACCATTCCCGAAGCCAGCAATGCCGCTTTGCTGGCCTACAGTGCAATTGGCCTGCTGATTGGCGTACTATCGGTCGTTATAACCAGGCTGGTGTATTTTATTGAAGATGGTTTTGAAAAACTACCCCTTCACTGGATGTGGTGGCCCGCGCTGGGGGGACTGGCAGTGGGCCTTATTGGTTACGTTGCTCCTAAAACCCTGGGGGTAGGCTACCGGAACATCACCGATATTCTGTCGGGGACAATGCCCCTGTCGCTTATTCTGTCGTTGTGTCTGTTTAAACTCCTCTCGTGGTCCATCTCCCTGGGTAGCGGCACATCCGGCGGTACCTTGGCTCCGCTATTGACCATTGGTGGAGCCATCGGAGCACTGGCTGGTCATGCCATTGAAGGAGTGTTTCCTGGCCTTGCGATCAACCTGCCCCTGGCCGCTCTGGTCGGTATGTCGGCCCTGTTTGCCGGGGCCAGCCGGGCGGTGTTGACCTCCATTGTTTTTGCCTTAGAAACAACCCATCAGACCAACAGCCTGCTGCCCCTGCTGGCCGCTTGCGCCGGTTCATACAGTATCTCATTTTTATTGATGGAAAATACCATCATGACCGAGAAGATTGCCCGCCGGGGTACTAAAACCCCAGAATCGTACGAGTCGGATTGGTTGGAGCAATGGACCGTCGGGGAAGTGGCTACCCGGAGTGAGGTTTTCTTAGCCGATACAAGTACCGTGCCTGAGGTCTATCAATACCTTCGGCAAGCCGCCACCAAAAGCCAGCGGTTTGTCGTACTGGATACCGATCACCACTTCCGTGGCATCGTGAGTTTGTCAGCCCTCATCACTTACCCCGATCAAACCGCTCCACTGCATGTCGTGATGGCCGCTAAGCAGTATCCGTCTATTTCGCCTACCAGTTCGTTGAAGGACGCCATTGATCTAATGACGCGTAAACAGGTCGATATGCTGATGGTTGTGTCGGCCGACGAGTCGACTATTCGTATTCTCGATTACACCAATTTGTTTTCAGCCTATCAGACGGGTTTGCGTGAATATACGCACCGAGAAAAACATATTTCGGTCAGAAAGTCCCTAAGCAAACGATTTGCCTATTCTAAGAAAGGGAAGCCGACATCTTGA
- a CDS encoding response regulator transcription factor: protein MRILIVEDEIKLALSLRRGLEECGFTASVALDGTAAQRVLALGDVTLMLLDIGLPDVDGLTLCRQMRSHYPQVPVIILTALGSLDDKLAGFDVGASDYIVKPFEFGELLARIRVWQKRAALSGGDETPNLLTIADLVLNVAERRVSRAGQLINLAPRELALLAYFLRHPGVIISRQQIAEHVWDIPVDSGTNLIDVYINSLRKKIDRDFPTKLIHTRKGIGYMLNVSQEA from the coding sequence ATGCGTATTCTAATTGTTGAGGATGAGATTAAACTGGCACTTTCGCTCAGGCGTGGTCTGGAAGAATGTGGCTTTACGGCTTCGGTGGCGCTAGATGGAACCGCTGCCCAACGGGTGCTGGCGTTGGGCGACGTGACGCTGATGCTGCTCGACATTGGCCTGCCGGATGTGGATGGGCTCACCCTGTGCCGACAGATGCGGAGCCACTACCCCCAGGTTCCCGTTATTATACTGACGGCCCTGGGGTCGTTAGACGATAAGCTGGCCGGCTTCGACGTGGGAGCCTCTGACTATATCGTTAAACCGTTTGAGTTCGGGGAGTTGCTGGCCCGAATTCGGGTGTGGCAAAAGCGTGCTGCATTATCGGGAGGAGACGAGACCCCCAACCTGCTAACCATCGCCGATCTGGTATTGAATGTCGCCGAAAGGCGGGTAAGCCGGGCAGGCCAACTGATTAACCTAGCCCCTCGGGAACTGGCATTGCTAGCCTATTTTTTACGTCATCCGGGTGTGATCATCAGTCGGCAACAAATCGCCGAGCACGTCTGGGACATCCCCGTTGACTCCGGCACCAACCTCATTGATGTGTATATCAATTCGCTGCGTAAAAAAATCGACCGCGATTTCCCCACTAAGTTGATCCATACGCGGAAAGGCATCGGGTATATGCTCAACGTAAGCCAGGAGGCTTGA
- a CDS encoding Tn3 family transposase codes for MGFGQKPTRPDIRLLLAAIIGYGENIGIRKMALISKDISVHTLETVATQYFSPQMVLEANDCIVSHSNALPLTDLFRRKEGFILTGSDGQKYDVSVPSLRASASYKYFGNGEGVCVYSGLDEAGQLIYTVVINAAERESGYVLDVVLHNQVIQTDAHATDMHGFSEINFAVMGLLGIDFRPRFVQPHRQQLYSLDAVSLYKAKGYKIIPSWRIDYEHLVAYWDDVLRFICSQKLGYVRPSTLLKRLNSYARQHPLHKALRDLGRLYKTDLILRVVDDVQLRASIEGMLSKVEHSNKFSLAVTLGNNGSFDWPTQQERDIASGCRMLIMNAINFYNLLYLSEKLRQCKPIERDELLKTILKSSTHTWHHINLAGEYDFSDGTMPPVVFDWKALIDFPLTRPGSSERTPK; via the coding sequence CTGGGTTTTGGTCAGAAACCCACCCGGCCCGACATTCGCTTACTGCTGGCGGCCATTATTGGCTATGGGGAAAACATCGGCATCCGTAAAATGGCCCTAATCTCCAAAGACATCTCGGTTCATACGCTGGAAACAGTAGCCACTCAGTACTTTTCGCCCCAGATGGTGCTGGAAGCAAACGATTGTATTGTTAGTCACAGCAATGCCCTGCCCTTAACGGATTTATTCCGCCGAAAAGAAGGCTTCATTTTGACGGGTAGCGACGGCCAGAAGTATGATGTATCCGTACCTTCTTTGCGCGCTTCGGCCTCCTACAAATATTTCGGCAATGGCGAAGGGGTTTGCGTATACTCAGGCTTGGACGAAGCTGGCCAGCTTATCTATACGGTTGTTATCAACGCGGCCGAGCGTGAGTCGGGCTACGTACTGGATGTAGTGTTACATAATCAAGTGATTCAAACCGATGCGCATGCGACGGATATGCACGGCTTTTCGGAAATCAACTTTGCTGTGATGGGCCTGCTGGGCATTGACTTCCGACCGCGTTTTGTGCAGCCGCATCGGCAACAACTCTACAGTCTGGATGCGGTGAGTCTCTACAAGGCCAAGGGGTATAAAATCATTCCTTCCTGGCGCATTGATTACGAGCATCTGGTGGCCTACTGGGACGATGTACTCCGCTTCATTTGTTCGCAAAAACTGGGGTATGTGCGGCCTTCCACCTTACTAAAACGGCTCAACTCATACGCCCGGCAACATCCGCTCCACAAAGCCTTACGTGACTTGGGACGGCTTTACAAAACAGATCTGATTCTGCGCGTAGTGGATGATGTTCAGCTACGAGCCAGTATTGAAGGCATGTTAAGCAAGGTCGAACACAGTAACAAGTTCAGCCTCGCCGTCACGCTGGGCAACAATGGTTCGTTTGACTGGCCAACCCAGCAAGAGCGGGATATTGCCAGCGGTTGCCGCATGCTGATTATGAACGCAATCAATTTCTACAATCTGTTGTACCTGTCGGAGAAGCTTCGTCAGTGCAAACCGATCGAGCGAGACGAACTCTTAAAAACGATCCTGAAGTCGTCCACCCATACCTGGCATCACATCAATTTGGCTGGCGAGTATGATTTTTCTGATGGAACGATGCCGCCGGTAGTTTTTGACTGGAAAGCGTTGATCGATTTTCCGCTCACACGCCCTGGCTCTAGCGAACGAACGCCCAAGTGA